The region GCTATCTTGATGGCAGTAAAAAAATGGTATTACTACCTGCAATGTAGGAGGTTTATAATCCTAACTGATCATCAGAGCCTCAAATATTTGGTTGAGCAGAAGTTGACAACTCCAACTCAACAAGCTTGGATGACAAAACTTATGCAATTCGATTATGAGATAAGGTACAAGAAAGGATGTGATAATGCAGTGGCTGATGCCTTATCTAGGGTGCCAGAATCTATGATATTTGCTCTAACTTCTCTTATAATTCCCTTGGAATTAATTGAGCAGATTAAGGAATCTTGGAAAGCagatcaacaaattcaattaattttgaatgCAAAACAGACTGATACTACTTCTCACCCTAAATTTAGCTGGAAAAATGGTGAGTTAAGGAGAAATGGCAGACTTGTAGTTGGAAATGATGTATTCTTGAAGGCCAAAATTCTAACTATATTCCATGAGTCTGCAACAGCTGGCCATTCGGGTGTGTTGGGAACTTACAAGAGGATCTCTGCCTTGTGTTATTGGCCTAAGATGAGGAAGGATGTTAAAGAATTTGTGAGGATGTGTGTGACTTGCCAAAGATATAAACCAAGCACTACTTCCCCGGCTGGATTACTTCAACCCCTGCCTATGCCTGCTGCAATTTTTACTGATATCACTATGGATTTCATAGAGGCTTTACCTACTTCGCATGGAAAAGACACTATATTTGTGGTGGTAGATCGGTTGAGTAAGTATGCTCATTTTATGGCTTTGTCCCATCCTTTTACAGCCAAGAAAGTAGCAGAAATATTCAtggattttgttttcaaattacATGGCATGCCTGCTaaaattgtgagtgatcgaggtGCTGTGTTTGTGGGAGCTTTCTGGAAGGAGTTTATGACTTTATTGGGTGTGGAATTGCTATATTCTACAGCCTATCACCCTGAGACCGATGGACAATCTGAGGTTGTTAATAGATGTTTACAATGTTATTTGAGATGCTCTATGGGAGAGAAACCACACTCTTGGGTTCAATGGCTGGGATTAGCCGAATATTGGTACAAACACTACTTATCACTCGAGTATTCGGATGACTCCCTTTGAAGCATTATATGGATTTCCACCTCCTTTACATGTCCCATACCTACCTGGGGATTCAGATATTGAAGCTATAGACATTGCTTTGAGAGATAGAGAGGAGATGATTGTcatattaaagaaaaatattgaGAAAGCTGCAGCAAGAATGAAGAAACAAGCTGATCTTCATCGTTTTTGACAGAGAGTTTCAGATTGGTGATTGGGTTTGGCTGAAGCTTCAAGACTATAGGCAGAAATCTATTCGGGGCAAACACCACAAGTTCGAAGCTAAGTTTTTTGGACCATATCAGATCGTGGATCGAATGGGGAAGGTAGCTTATAAGCTGAATTTACCCTCATCAGCTGCTATACATGATGTCTTTCATGTTTCATTACTGAAGCCCGCTGCACCTCCTCTCGGGCCTATTTCAGATCTACCATCTACATCTCATATCAATGATGCTATACCACAAGCGATTCTGGATAGAAAAATGGTGAAGCGACACAATCAAGCGGCTACAAAATGGCTGATCCATTGGAAAGATAGATCCCCTGCCGATGCTTCTTGGGAATTCGCGGACGTGATCACCGAGCGTTTCCCTtggttccttgaggacaaggaacctTAAGTCGGGgggtattgttgcatgcatgatcatTCATGCGTAAAATGCATGCAACACAAGATAGCGAGCTATAAAGGAAGTCGTTGGAAGTTGGGAGTTAAGTAGGAGTTAGTTGCTGTGTAACTAACTCAAGCCAGCTGGCAATCATCACGTGAGATATGACGTGTTGCAGCCAATAAGAGTCGGGCACGTGGATGTTAGTTAGTTAAGTGAGCTAAGATGAACAGTATAAGTAGAGGAGTTGCTTATTTCTTTCGGTTATGTTGAGTATAGTGTTGAATTGTAAATCGGAgcttagatcgtggatctagTTCCTCCTCTTCGTTTGATTGTTTCTATCGTGTAAACTTCTTGTTGATTCAATAATACGATCCTCGATTGTTCATTCAAGAGTTGCTTTGCGTATTATCGCTGAGTTCGGCAATGCCGAACTAAGAGAGGGAGACCGagaagaagtcactgagttcggcagtgacAAGCGAAGATAGGAAGACCGCGAGgaagtcactgagttcggcagtgacgagctaagataggaagaccgcgaagaagtcactgagttcggcagtgacgagctaagataggaagaccgcgaagaagtcactgagttcggcagtggCGAGCTAAAATAGGGAAGCTACGAGCTCGGATCGTAACAAAGAACTGGCGCATTCTCCTTATCTACCGGAGCCAAAACCGCCGCCAAACCACGATCGATCAGAATCgctttcattttcatcttccacagaccgtaatcattcttgcctgtgaatttCTCAGCCTCAAGCCTTGTCGCCATCGAGATCGTTTGAATCGTCCGCAAACCAACCTCCTTTCAcctctttcccacagacggcgccaattgttaaTCCTAGCTACAGATTGTCGAATGTTGGGAGAGGAAAAACAAGACTTGGAAATCGAAAGAGAATTTTATTCACCAGAAACGGAAGATGAAAAATTACTGAATAAAGCAGAATAACAAACTATTAAAAGCTCAAAACTAACTAACGGCTATTTTCCATCTAACGGTCAGGATTAAACATGACTAACTAAGTACATCCaacggctgttgaaacgagttgttATAACAGCCGaactcttcttcatgttttgaccGTTCTCTCCAGACCACGGAGCTGCCGAGCTACCGAACTTGGTGCCGAACTACCGAACTCTAACACCGAACTCCATCACCGAGCTCAAAAACCGAACTCAACAGCCGAGCTCAAAACCGAAGCtatcacaatctaccaacaTATAGGGTGTcgataatataataaattaataaatcagCTCGAAAAACAACGGATGACACACAGCTCTACACATTCTGGTTACAAGCAGCATACAGCCAATGTGTACGTACAAACAAGTGTatctctagagagagagagagagagagatggccCCATCTGGTATTTGTATGGCTGACCAAGTTTGAAtttaagagataaagagataggAAGTAGAAGGGGAAGCTTAATtgccagagagagagagagggttgtTCGGAAATATTCTCTTTAACTTTGAGTGGtatttttagtgtttttttCAAGAAAGCCTCCAACAGATCTCTGTGAGCAAGACGTCGTCATTCTTGTGTTGTGTTTCAAAAGCTTATTAGAAAGTAGTATACTATAATTTGTGGTCTTGTTCTTGTGTGTTTTCGTCTATCCTTAGTTTGGAATAATACGAAATCATCCATCTGTTTGTATTTGGAGAGCTTGTTTGTTTTACTCTCCTTCTCCCAAATTACACTTAATCAAATGATGTCTGCTGATGTGTTTTCTCCCCAAATAAACCCTAACTCCAAACCCCCTTCTGCTAAAAAGCGAAGAAATCTCCCCGGCACACCAGGTATTAATTCAATTCagttcaattcaattcaattcaattcatatAAATGCATATTGATGATTTTATACATACATAGATCCAGATGCAGAAGTCATCGCACTGTCGCCAAAGACGCTTATGGCGACCAACAGATTCATCTGCGAAATCTGCAACAAAGGCTTCCAACGAGACCAGAATCTGCAGCTGCACAGGAGAGGCCACAATTTGCCATGGAAGCTGAAGCAAAGAGCTAACAAGGACCAGATCAAGAAGAAGGTGTACATCTGTCCGGAGAAGAGCTGCGTCCACCACGAGCCGGGCCGGGCCCTGGGCGACCTCACCGGGATCAAGAAGCACTTCAGCCGCAAGCACGGCGAGAAGAAGTGGAAGTGCGAGAAATGCTCTAAGAAATACGCAGTGCAGTCAGATTGGAAGGCTCACTCCAAGACCTGCGGCACCAGAGAGTACAAATGCGACTGCGGAACTCTCTTTTCCAGGTATATATTACTATTTCCATTTCAATTAATGCTCATCATGAGTTATccaataataatttataaatcatTTATTGTGCAGAAAGGACAGTTTCATCACGCACCGCGCTTTCTGCGACGCCCTGGCGGACGAGAGCGCTAGGGTTGTTGTAACCCCCAACAATTTGAACGATTTATGTGGAAATTTGATGAATGGCGGAATTCAGAATTTCGGAAATCCGAATCAGCAGAAGCCGAGGCTGTCGCTTTGGTTGGATCAGGCCAACTCTGATCACAATTCAAACATGTTCATGCCTTCATCAAACGACATCGTTCAGATGGCGTCCAACAACCTCTTCGCCTCCAATCCATCCATGCTTAACTATTCAAATCTATCCTTATCCCCGCTGCAAGGGATGATGAAGGAGGAGGCCGAGACCCCGACCACGATGCCGGACTCTCTCGCTTCACTCTACTCCCACAGCCACAACTCCGCCACGGCTCTACTGCAGAAAGCAGCTCAGATGGGGTCCACAAAGAGCAGCCTAGCATTCTTTGGCAACACGGCCGGGCTGATGACGACCTCGTCCGCCAACAGAAGTGAGCTGCATCAGGTGTTTGAGAATCCCGCGGCCAATAATATCATGAATTTCAGCAACAGTCTCGGTGGCGCCGCTAATTCGGTGAGCTTGCATGGTTTCACGAGGGATTTTCTCGGCATGGGCGGAGACGGCGCTGGGCCGTTTCTGCCACAGGAGCTGGCTAAGTTCGCTTCGATCACTCACTTCACTACCAATCACTagcctttttcttttctttttcttcatctcttcctttctttttgtttcttttcatttttttgtatgTGGCATATATAAAATAAGCATATTGTTGGAGGCCTAAACTGCAAACCTCATCATACATTCTTTCTTCCGTCTACCTTTGAATCTAATATTCctcaataaaaacaaacaagaaATTCAGTTCACCGTGATTCATCATGTATATACAAAAGCATAGTAACAAAAATTCTGATATTACATCATGTATATACAAAAGCATATCATTTAatgttttattcatttttagatTTCTGATAGAACAAAAATTCCCTTAATTATTGGAAAATATTAAGGTGTAGTATGTCACAGACTCACAGTTGAAGCATAAATCCACCTGGGTGCGCAAGATTTCAGCAAATGCTGTCGCACTTGAGGGTGAAATAAAACAAAGAGAATTTTGTTGTTGGATTTTTGTATATATACTATGTATTAGTACAAATTAAAAGAGAATTTTGTTGTTGGAGTATTTCTTAATACTAGAAGTTATATATGCATTAAATTTTTGTTATcttctatacatatataaaaggtgAGTTTTGGCCAACATTTTGAATATTTGTAAATTTTGGGCAAAACGTTGAATATTTATTAGTTATGGATGTTTTGAATATTTGTGGACTTGATTTACGGCTGTTCGAATTTTCGTTATCTGAATTTGGAGTAAATTAACGGTTATACTCCAGTAATGCCACGAATGCCGTTTAATTTAGAAAGTTATATTGAATAACTGAAATTATTTTGTGAGAGCGGTTAAGGAGGATTAAATGCATGAAAACAACTACGCAGCCGTTTTTAATCATACAACAGATAGGAATATGAAACGTATGAGTATTTGAATCGGAGAGACATTAAATACATTTATATCACCATTCAATTATATACAGTACTATATAAATGGGCATGTATATACACATTCTCGCCCTATATATAATCCAAAATTGAACCTTCAATTCCCTCGGCAACCTATTCATTCTCAGACCTAAATTCCCGAAGATCCGACAGCGAAAATTCCATAGAGCATTGCTTGAAGACaatgaatatggatgctacaccGAAGAAGATGGAGGACTTACCGGAAATTTCAAAAGATGAAGCATGAAGAAGAGGATGGAGGCGTCTGCTGGCGACGTTGCGGTCAACAGCTGGCTAGCGACGGTGGCATAGTCCTAACCAACTACGGCGCATTAGGgttttaaatattagtagtaatacGTTGTTTATTTAATACAGTACTTAAAATTGAGCCACCTTAATCATTAGAGTGCaagtttttagttatttttcattttattttattttatgaaatcaaTAGTTAGCAAAAacataacaaaatttaaattgatgatttgttgattgattgatcattaattaatatcaattcaattcTTAATTTATGGGATTTGTGAGATTAATGACAATTTAGAATCAAGTTTTGAAATTCAGAGATTAGGCTGAATGGTTGATTAATTAGTAAATTGTTGATTGATTGGTGATGAGAGATTGATGGGGATATCGAATTGTCAATTCATTCTTAAAATATAGGATTAATGGCAAAAGATATTTAGTGCTATCttcttaataataaaaaaaactcaatcGCAATTGTCTTTACTAACTGAATAGTGCCTTGATTTTTCGCAGCATACAAAACAAATTTTAAACCaagccattttacaaatagttaattatataaataaatgactaattaattttactatttataaGTCTATAATTCATCCTTAATTATGAATTGagtttttatatatatagaagattagtttgacataattttgataaaactgatttaagaataaaaactactccataaTCTAGACATTTATGAATAAAAATCTAGATGTTGCCTTCCCATGCCTTAAATCATTTCACACCTTCCATTGAATATCATGAATactgaaaaatgaaaagagtaaTTACTTGTAGTACAATTGGTGGAAAgttgtaaaataaaatttagcggttacgatttttattttattcaatgtGGCAATTTCCAAAATAGAGAGTTACTATTATTTTCTAAATGATGAATGATATACATTTAATGAGGAAATTCAAAGGACATGCGTATCAGCAGCCTATCTTTTACTATCAATAAGAGTCATTTCAGAGAAGAATGTCAAAGGGATCGTCCAAAGCAGAATACCAAAAGGGAATAATTCCAATTGCcaccaatttttttataataccAACTCATAAACCAAAAGTATCATGTACTCATGGCCATGGAGGAAAAACGAGTGTGGTAGGTGGGTGTTATCATGTGATGGTGTTGCATCCCATACAATGTGGTTGTCAAAAGAGGAATATCCATTGCGATAAGCATGCCAAAATAAAATCTTTGAAGGGTTGAAAAGATGGAATCCACAAGAAGAGGAGTTATGCCTGCAGCTAGAATAATGAGTAGATAGATTTTTAAGAACCGAGCACTCGGCGGCTGACTATAGTTCTTTTGCAACGGTAGTGAAGGAGGAAGTAGAATGAGAGTAGTGTGAGAGATGGTGATGTGAATAGCTTCTACTActatcatggtctcccaatatGTTGGTATAGCTAATACCAACGTATTCCTCTAAAATCTATAGTAATATTTAGTAATTAATCATACTCAAATTGTTTTCATACTCATATATGATTATTACTTTTATGGTCATAGATATTTTATGCATTTAACGTTATATTTGTGATTTATTAttctatattgatattttgaatattagtataattttttaaagttgtaatagaGATCCAAAAGTATTATAGTCAAAATATATCGGAGTATGTATTTGCGTTATTTAAATGTCAAATTGATTgagttttatgtttttttttaaattcttatacattttcttaattttagatTTTGTACAATGATATCATTTTCCATTTCACTTAATTAATCGATAATGTGAAGTtagtaccaaaaaaataaatgagaccCACATTTCTTATTAACGTTGTTTCACTATTGAAGTACACGTGTTCTTGATTATATATTGTTGTGTTTGTAGTTTTTGCATtagatataaaaaattattttaatcacTATTTATAGGTTATATTTAatgaatgaattttttttttatatattctgACTTTTACgcataataatttcataatataattttgaagAAAATACAATGGGTCGTGCGTATAATTGCTATAAAATACTGCT is a window of Salvia splendens isolate huo1 chromosome 3, SspV2, whole genome shotgun sequence DNA encoding:
- the LOC121797370 gene encoding zinc finger protein BALDIBIS-like, encoding MMSADVFSPQINPNSKPPSAKKRRNLPGTPDPDAEVIALSPKTLMATNRFICEICNKGFQRDQNLQLHRRGHNLPWKLKQRANKDQIKKKVYICPEKSCVHHEPGRALGDLTGIKKHFSRKHGEKKWKCEKCSKKYAVQSDWKAHSKTCGTREYKCDCGTLFSRKDSFITHRAFCDALADESARVVVTPNNLNDLCGNLMNGGIQNFGNPNQQKPRLSLWLDQANSDHNSNMFMPSSNDIVQMASNNLFASNPSMLNYSNLSLSPLQGMMKEEAETPTTMPDSLASLYSHSHNSATALLQKAAQMGSTKSSLAFFGNTAGLMTTSSANRSELHQVFENPAANNIMNFSNSLGGAANSVSLHGFTRDFLGMGGDGAGPFLPQELAKFASITHFTTNH